The genomic region AGTACAAGCACTGAGCTGATACGTCCTTCATCAAAACTCTTTCCTTCCTCGATGCTTGCTTCAATCATTGCAAATATTTCTCTATAATTGATTTTGTTGGCACCAgctttgaaaacaaacaaacaaataaataaataaatacattttttttttggtttattggGCATGGATTGACAACAGATTTGGCTCCATAGATAGAAATACTACTTTGTGACCCACGGCATTAAACAGTATTGCACATAGAATAAATGATTGTGGGAAATTAAATATCAGCATTCAATAATATTTAGATTAGTCCAACTAGGAAGTTAAACTAAGCAGAGTGAATATACAATGCATTCGTGATTGCACTaagttgttaaaggaacactccaaacaagaCATCCACTATCGAGTGCTGTAGTGGCTGTGGTTCCAGGCCCTGGCGCAACTCTGTTTTAGAAGTGCTTGCATTGGGGCCTACCGGGCATTGCTTCCAACTACAGCTCCAGCTTAGGACCTTCAGTTAGCTCTCCGTACAGAGCTAGGTCATTGTCTGAGTGAGAAACgcgtgtttatggtgcttggagttttccgTCAACCCCTTAGACACTGAGACAATAGtttcaaatgtattttaatgGGGAAAGGGATAGGAACTAAGAATATCAGAATTATCTCAAGGACCTCTACATACAATCATGAGATACGACTGTCATATACTACCAAATAGATCTACATTATTTCAATACAAAACTATGCTGCATGATTTCATTAATCCTATTTAAGATATGATAACAACAGAAAAATACACAGCCGTGcaattaaacatatataaaaaggaaCATCTAAGAATAGATTTTGCACGAAGAGAAGGCAGAACACTTATCTCCTATGTAACCATTCACAGTTTGACTTAATTCTTTACAAACTGTAAACAATTATTACTGTACAAATAAAAACTTGACCTTTCAAATAGTTTAATAATAACTTTGTACTAAACACAGTTTAATGACTTATTTATATGATGCACTCCTATTGGAGGTTTATGCAGACTAAATATTTAAATCATCCTATCACGTTTTTCAGTTCCCATGGGTTCTCACATTGGACAAATTAACAGTCAATCAAATTCCACTCAACTCATTGGATCAAATGGACACATTTCAGTTAGAATTTGCCGATATAACCTGTCACAATAGTCTTATCCTGCTTAAAGAGGACACATTTCGGTTAGAATTTGATCCTATATACCTAACCTGTCACAATGGTCTTATCCCCCTTGAAGCTCAGCAAAACACGCGATGGGGCTCTGCTCTGCACTATCCTCTATAATTGGTAAAAGCACTACTTGAGAAAATAGTCATGCATTGAATAATTTAAACTTTGTATCTAGTACTAGATATTTCCAGGCTGAGTTCCTTGTTTTATAGCGTTTATAACCAAAGCACAGTTATACTGATAGTTCCCTTCAAAGGAATCTGATGCAATAGTATGCTAAACTATAGTTCTGATTGAGTGGTTATATTTACTCTTCCCATACTTTGTGTCTCTTAGGATTGCCAGTTTCAGTTTTACTGGCATCTCTAAATCTACACTATAAATGTGTTATACTTGGGCTCATACTGCAATTCCAGAAACTATTAATAGACTAATAATTCAGTTTATTTTGCATATTTCTTATATTGGATAATTCTTTATAAGTCTTTTTCCTTTCataagtatatttttttgttttctttaaacatttttttttttggtctataCTCTTGATAGTCTTGGAATTTTTTGGTTTATTTGTTGATTTTCAAcagcaagattaaaaaaaaaaaaaaaaaaattaaatgttatgttttaaataCACTGACACCAGTAGGCAAGTACCTTTCTATTCAAttaattgtttaaaatgttaacCAAAATTTTACGCTGTATGTTTGTTCCACTGTCATTTAAGGGTTTCTCTTTCAGTGTACACATGCatattatatattggtttttttttttaagacaggaAATGCTATCTTTTAGTATCCTATTTGTATAGCTAACACGACTTTAACTTGgaacaaaatgttaaaaatagaaaaataatgtttttaaaaaaaaataaaaaatcatgcaACCAatgaaaaataactcaaaatagattcacatatCAGGAACTAAATTAGGTTTTGGTAGTTAATGCTAACCCTACACCAgttcacctttattccagcaacAGGTCAGTCTCCTCACTGTACCTCTGGTCCTCCTTCTAAAGACTGACTATCTGTGTCCAATCAcaagcttctcatagagaaggccTTGAGACACATAGCACTTGCATAGCAATAGCTGTGATTGAAAttaatgcttctctttgagaagcattcaCATCCACTTTACACTACAGTTTAAAACAATTACAGGTAACTCTTCGGACTGCCTTCTTTACAGCCCAGAGTAGTTACTAAGGTGATTCATAAAAGTGTTTTCATGAAATCAGTACTTTGAAAAAATAGGCCTGCAGGGATAAAGACATTACATCTAAAGCGTTtcagcacacaaacacagagtGTCTTTAAGCAGCTAAAATGTAGGTTCTAGTAAATATAAATCCTTTGTATTCTTCAGCAGGAatgatattttgtctttttgtatcagaATGATCTAGCAATGATTATTTTAGAAAGGGCATTCCGATTAACTAAAGTTCAAAGAGAGACCTTATTGATCTTTATACAAAATCATTCTGATTAGTATGaatcataaaaaaaagtattaagtaAACAAAATATCAAAATCCCTTGGGCAATTATAATCCTTTAGCATTCAACACTATTATACATAATACACAATACATTCATACGCACATACCTGTTTCTTCAAGTAGTTCCTTATTATGAGCTCGACACAGTGCTACGCTCTCATCATCCATATTATGTTTTTCTTCCTTAACGTTTGATTCAGCCACAATTAACGATTCTTCCTGTGCAACACGATTGTCCTCTGTAGTTTAAGGAAACAGAAAGGACAAGCTTCACACATACATGTAGAATTTGAATGACCATTAAAGTCACACAGACCAGTTTATCTCTATGACTctatcttcctgacagccactagagatgcttcaatgatgtttattaaatatattacctTCTTTTTCTTAGTTGCTCTGCGAACTAAATTGCTCCTATcagtttactgcaaaatatatccataacatttattttaggtatatattttgcagtacactgtttAGCACATTTCTGCgtccttttggttcatctgattaaTTTCCAGAATCAGTTTTTTGTTGTAAAGTTCTACCGAGCTGAACCAAAATATGGCTGAAATTCAGATGTCTCTATGACATTGTGATTTCATGTTTTACTTTTTATGCTTATTGTGTTTTCTTGTTTAAAAGATTAAACACGTTGGTAACTAAAACATAGCAAAAGTGATATAAGATCAATAATcaattaaaaaacacaataaatgggCTGCTTCACAACAAAAAAGCGAGCGGAACtggttattaaaataaataaaacatatgtgTGAGTGAGCGCTCCAATGAACTCAAATATATATTCCAGCAAGAAAAGAAGATACACAGGATCTAAACAGTTAATAACAGTTTAGGcatatatttacattaaaaaaacaaaaaaaactattataaatTATGTGTACGCCAACATAATCACCAAGCAGAAATATAACATTACTGAAGAGCTTTTACATAATAAGCACAAATCAAGgtacaaaaatgtaataaaattatattataaaaactaaaatgtacATACAATTAATTGCttgcacaattaaaataaaattgtaattttttaaaatttatttttaaaataaatatattagtctgtgtatgtgtctatgtatgttcgGGTGTGTGTAGCAGtctgtgtaacagtgtgtgtgtgtgtagcagcaTGTGTAGTATGCGTATAGGAGTGTGGGTAACTTCAAGGATTTACAGTAGGTGGCCATCCCTGCCCAGGCCTCTCCCTTCTCTCCTGGAGAATACTATGTTAAGCCAGAGGGAATGGGTACATTCAGAGACCAGACTCCTtagacttaaagaaacactatagggtcaggaatacaaacgtgaaACACTAAATAGCGTGAAATGTTACCTTTCTTCAAGCACTGCTCTGGTCTGCCAGCGCTGGCTcagtctccttggctgagatcttcaaaattgacaatctcagccaatcccatgctttcctgagattgtcaattctgattatcaaTTCTGAtttgctgagattgtcaattctgattctctgaaaagactgtgtttacattaaaatgcatgcAGGAGCAGACtaatacattaagttgtagttattctgttgactacagtgtccctttaactaaatggTCCCAGAGAGCTTAACTTCAAGTCCACAAAGGGTGGATGCTTTTAACAGGAATTATTAGGCACCTGCGGCACTCCATCAGGCCCTGTGTAACCAACCATCTAATAGCAGCACTTGATATTGTGACTATCACGGTACTTTAAGAATCTTCTTAAGAACAGTATTTTCCAAAACAGCAATTTAAGAACCCAGTTACCTGCTCTTTTTAACTCAAATCTCCAACGCATAACTGTTTAAGAAATGGCTGATAAATGTTTTTCTTGCATGCATACATACCTGTTCTTCCACATAAGTCTATGATAGATTCCAAAGGAAGTGCTGCTGTCTCATTTTCTTTCACACCATTCTCTTCTTTTGCAGAGTTTGCCCCATTCAATCTTGTTTCTTGTTTTCCTCTGTTACTGACTACAGTGTAGGAAAACATAAAGGAAAGTACATAAAATAACATGAAGGGTGTCTCTTACAGTTACATTATAGACCAGTAGTTCCGATCCTCTGGATAGGGACACCAAACTTAGTTCCCATACTTAGTGTACCAATCTCCTTTGTTATATGCACTTTCCCTGGTAATTTTAAGTTTTATACTTCAAGCAATCCCaagatggggattataccaccaacatTGTATTCATAGAGCCGTCAGTCTGCTCTATCCTTGTAAGTATAATTTTACTtaatttgttgcactatctgttgcCTTTTTTATTCCTTCCTGAGTGTGTGGACGTGGTGGACATTTGCTGCATATCCTttaaagcggggattataccgctgtatgcctatACTGCTAAAGCTGGCTATAGCTTTTCCAAATGTGAGTGTCCCATCATTTCCTTTTGGAAAGACTGTACCCAACAAGCTACACTATCACCTATCCCTGTCTTTTGTCTTCCATATTATCTATGGTCAAGTTGAATTGAGGACAGTACATCCTATCAAGCACTGAATTTTTCATTTTTGGattataaaaactttatttgggaGACTTTTACACCAGACCTATTTCTGCTTTTGTGCCAAATAAGTTGTACTGTTGTCTACCTGTGGCACagcccttcccttttcttttgtttttattgttctcTCCAAAGGCTTTTGAGGGATACCTTTGCTGGGGCTGCTGCCTACCCAATAATCCTGTGTTAATTAGCGCTGACCTTCTGTTTTGTATTTTGCTATTTGTggtatggttatctctgtattgatttctgtgtattttatagatatcttAATGTTGTGCctagcttgttttattgtattagcATCTCTGTGTTACCAGTGGCGCAACCCTTCACTTTTCTTTTGTTCATACCTCAACTAGAACCAAGAAAAACATTGAGATATAATAGACAGAGCTGGGGACAATACAAAGatgcctatacaatacacagagttgGGCAcactacagagatacccatacaacaggtagagcttaaaatacagaaaaataacacacagagctggacacaataTGAAGGTAAcataactatcccacacagccaggatTACTGTGATTACTTCCTAGCCCTCTCTCCCGCTCATCATCTCATCTTCAGTTGAGCTTGTGCTACGATAACTTTtgctttctattaaatattgctgctgttatgaaaTATCCTAGCTACTCCATTAGCTCTCAtcacacagtgtgcacatggttaaaACATCAATATAATGATAAACCCCGGCCAGTTCAGCTACTCCTGACTCaatattagctctcagcacacagggTACACATGACTAAAGCaccaggatactgatagactccttattacccttgcagctggcaatataattaatctgcaTTGGTAATATGGAGGCATGAAGTAGCTGACATTACAGATTGATATTAAATCAGTCCTCAAAGTCACAGCCATAGTCCAGCCATTTCACAACCTTTCAAATGGCCACATCATGAGTGCCACAGGTCTCAGCAGTAGAGTGACTGAACACATTAAAGAAGATGGTGGGTATGTGTAGTACGAGTTATTAATATGATTAGTAACAGGCAGCACAATGCTCTTTGTCAAAAATGTCCCACTCCCCTTGTAACTCCTGGGCATCCCTgacgtaatatatatatatattaattatatgagTAAATTCCCTTGCTTAATCAGTCTTTAGGCAGTCACTATGATTATAGGGGTAGACAAAAAGCTAATATTACAAATTTACATTTGTCAGGGGCCACAAGCTGCTGTGCTCTCTCTATATTACTTCAAAGATGGCTTGTTGCtcctctctcctgtgggcacTGCAACCTCACCCTCTGGTgctatcagccaatgaatgaAGAGGCCATTGGCAGCTGGCTCTGCTGCCCGAAAAGCAACATCATTTAAATT from Pelobates fuscus isolate aPelFus1 chromosome 1, aPelFus1.pri, whole genome shotgun sequence harbors:
- the LOC134602333 gene encoding uncharacterized protein LOC134602333, with translation MAGGGERYPKEVRGERSADGTADRSEKLAAKRENNLVDSKKNLLFIIISTLLVTCILLLLCSLIVWKLRRKNVSNRGKQETRLNGANSAKEENGVKENETAALPLESIIDLCGRTEDNRVAQEESLIVAESNVKEEKHNMDDESVALCRAHNKELLEETAGANKINYREIFAMIEASIEEGKSFDEGRISSVLVLAYDGEISEETEV